A region of Streptomyces sp. R44 DNA encodes the following proteins:
- a CDS encoding SLC13 family permease, translated as MVRTARPSLRKDPILNPQLAETLSAALLVLVLACAVIRPFGWPEAVVAVPAAALVIATGAISFDDALAEAERLGPVIGFLAAVLVLAQLCDDEGLFQACGAWMARTAAGRPRRLLVQVFLAASAITAVLSLDATVVLLTPVVFATAARIGARPKPHVYACTHLSNTASLLLPVSNLTNLLAFAASGLSFTRFAALMALPWVAAIGVEYLVFRRFFATDLDAGAQAPLETEPPELPLFALVTVGCTLAGFVLTSVIGIDPAWAALAGALALAVRALIRRRTTPRALVRAASVPFLAFVLALGIVVLAVVDNGLDEALGHLIPEGTGLPELLALAALAAVLANVINNLPAVLVLLPLTAPSGPGAVLAVLLGVNIGPNLTYAGSLATLLWRRIVHAHDGEVELKEFTKLGVYAVPTSLVAAVLALWLSLTVIGGG; from the coding sequence ATGGTGCGGACGGCCCGACCGTCGCTACGGAAGGATCCGATCCTGAACCCCCAGCTCGCGGAGACGTTGTCCGCAGCCCTGCTCGTCCTCGTGCTGGCCTGTGCGGTCATCCGCCCCTTCGGGTGGCCGGAGGCCGTCGTGGCCGTCCCGGCCGCGGCACTGGTGATCGCCACCGGGGCCATCTCCTTCGACGACGCCCTGGCCGAGGCGGAACGGCTCGGGCCGGTGATCGGCTTCCTGGCGGCCGTACTGGTGCTGGCTCAGCTCTGTGACGACGAAGGCCTGTTCCAGGCGTGCGGGGCGTGGATGGCGCGTACGGCGGCGGGCAGGCCACGCCGTCTGCTGGTCCAGGTGTTCCTGGCCGCGTCGGCGATCACGGCCGTGCTCAGCCTGGACGCCACGGTGGTGCTGCTCACCCCGGTCGTGTTCGCCACCGCCGCCCGTATCGGCGCACGCCCCAAACCGCACGTCTACGCCTGCACCCACCTGTCGAACACGGCGTCCCTGCTGCTGCCCGTCTCGAACCTCACCAACCTGCTGGCGTTCGCGGCCAGCGGGCTGAGCTTCACGCGGTTCGCCGCGCTGATGGCCCTGCCCTGGGTGGCGGCGATCGGCGTCGAGTACCTCGTCTTCCGGCGCTTCTTCGCCACCGACCTCGACGCCGGAGCGCAGGCCCCGCTGGAGACCGAGCCGCCGGAGCTGCCGCTGTTCGCCCTCGTGACCGTGGGCTGCACGCTCGCCGGCTTCGTCCTGACCTCCGTGATCGGCATCGACCCCGCGTGGGCGGCCCTGGCGGGCGCGCTGGCCCTGGCCGTCCGCGCTCTGATCCGGCGCCGCACCACTCCGCGGGCGCTGGTCCGGGCCGCCTCCGTGCCCTTCCTCGCCTTCGTCCTGGCCCTCGGGATCGTGGTCCTCGCGGTGGTCGACAACGGTCTCGACGAGGCGCTGGGCCATCTGATCCCCGAGGGCACGGGCCTGCCCGAACTGCTGGCCCTCGCCGCGCTGGCCGCCGTCCTCGCGAACGTCATCAACAACCTGCCGGCCGTCCTGGTGCTGCTGCCGTTGACCGCCCCGTCGGGACCCGGTGCCGTTCTCGCCGTCCTGCTGGGCGTCAACATCGGCCCCAACCTCACCTACGCCGGATCGCTGGCGACCCTGCTGTGGCGGCGTATCGTCCACGCCCACGACGGCGAGGTGGAGCTGAAGGAGTTCACCAAGCTCGGCGTGTACGCCGTACCCACGAGCCTGGTCGCCGCCGTCCTGGCACTGTGGCTCTCGCTGACCGTCATCGGAGGAGGCTGA
- a CDS encoding universal stress protein codes for MAVVVWIVEGTWRACVDAARTHAPADADVVLLHVTPADVPGAAHGAFAGLLGRGHPERDPGTRLEHLATASGQRLLQDAADRLGRPCSRTERTGRVEREVVAAAEGGDLLILARDGDRTHLGPHSLGPAARFVVDHAPCPVLLVWPEPPPGLPTLPQPPGP; via the coding sequence ATGGCCGTGGTCGTCTGGATCGTCGAGGGCACCTGGCGTGCCTGCGTGGACGCCGCCCGCACGCACGCGCCGGCGGACGCCGACGTCGTCCTGCTGCACGTCACCCCCGCCGACGTTCCCGGCGCGGCACACGGGGCCTTCGCCGGCCTCCTCGGCCGTGGCCATCCCGAGAGGGACCCCGGCACACGTCTGGAACACCTCGCCACCGCCTCCGGGCAGCGACTGCTCCAGGACGCCGCCGACAGGCTTGGCCGCCCCTGCTCCCGTACCGAGCGCACCGGGCGCGTCGAGCGCGAGGTCGTCGCCGCGGCCGAGGGAGGCGACCTGCTGATCCTGGCCCGTGACGGCGACCGCACCCACCTCGGTCCGCACAGTCTCGGGCCCGCCGCACGCTTCGTCGTCGACCACGCCCCCTGCCCGGTCCTGCTCGTCTGGCCCGAGCCGCCGCCGGGGCTCCCCACCCTGCCGCAGCCTCCCGGCCCCTGA
- a CDS encoding glycoside hydrolase family 6 protein yields MKPLSLRRRATAALAALAACAALTATQGQAQAATAGDGIAPTTKFYVDPHSKAAEQALVDLGNRDVTNAVNMAKLASWPQAEWFTEGTPDEVRAKVRRLVREARAVNRTPVLVAYNVPGRDCSQYSSGGAASSAAYRQWIDAFAAGIGDSRAVVVVEPDGLALLPRDCGPAVDPTGALTATRVADLEYAVRTLKSRARTAVYLDAGNVLWRPVGDMARRLLDAGVRYGDGFSLNVSNTHPTDHNARYGTWIAKCMWFATEGPAYARDHTDWCATQYYSSAAPNDGAPGNAVDSADPSTWRWTDAWFDRNVGTPSSDALHHFVIDTSRNGLGAWTPEPGKYSGDPEIWCNAPGRGLGPRPTADTGVPLVDAYLWIKVPGESDGSCTRNTGGTIDPEYGIVDPPAGTWWSDQAHSLARNAAPRLTFDR; encoded by the coding sequence ATGAAGCCACTCAGCCTGAGACGCCGCGCGACCGCCGCCCTCGCGGCGCTCGCGGCCTGCGCCGCCCTCACCGCGACGCAGGGACAGGCACAGGCCGCAACCGCCGGCGACGGGATCGCCCCGACCACGAAGTTCTACGTGGACCCGCACAGCAAGGCCGCCGAGCAGGCGCTCGTCGACCTCGGGAACCGCGACGTCACGAACGCCGTGAACATGGCGAAGCTCGCGAGCTGGCCACAGGCCGAGTGGTTCACCGAGGGCACTCCCGACGAGGTACGGGCCAAGGTGAGGCGTCTCGTCCGCGAGGCCCGGGCGGTGAACCGGACCCCCGTCCTGGTCGCCTACAACGTGCCGGGCCGGGACTGCTCCCAGTACTCCAGCGGCGGAGCCGCGTCCTCGGCCGCCTACCGGCAGTGGATCGACGCCTTCGCCGCCGGGATCGGCGACAGCAGGGCGGTCGTGGTCGTCGAGCCCGACGGCCTGGCCCTCCTCCCCAGGGACTGCGGGCCGGCCGTGGACCCGACCGGCGCACTCACGGCGACCCGCGTCGCCGACCTCGAGTACGCGGTCAGGACCCTCAAGTCCAGGGCCCGCACCGCGGTCTACCTCGACGCGGGCAACGTCCTGTGGCGGCCCGTCGGCGACATGGCGCGGCGGCTCCTCGACGCCGGCGTCCGGTACGGCGACGGCTTCTCCCTCAACGTGTCCAACACCCACCCGACCGACCACAACGCCCGGTACGGCACCTGGATCGCGAAGTGCATGTGGTTCGCCACCGAGGGACCCGCGTACGCACGCGACCACACCGACTGGTGCGCCACGCAGTACTACTCGTCCGCCGCGCCCAACGACGGGGCCCCCGGGAACGCCGTGGACTCCGCCGACCCCTCCACCTGGCGCTGGACCGACGCCTGGTTCGACCGGAACGTGGGCACCCCGTCGAGCGACGCGCTGCACCACTTCGTCATCGACACCAGCCGCAACGGTCTGGGCGCCTGGACCCCGGAACCCGGTAAGTACAGCGGGGACCCGGAGATCTGGTGCAACGCGCCCGGCCGGGGCCTCGGCCCGCGTCCCACCGCCGACACCGGCGTCCCGCTCGTCGACGCCTACCTGTGGATCAAGGTCCCCGGCGAGTCCGACGGCAGCTGTACGCGCAACACGGGCGGCACGATCGATCCCGAGTACGGCATCGTCGACCCGCCCGCCGGCACCTGGTGGTCCGACCAGGCCCACTCGCTGGCCCGCAACGCGGCGCCGCGGCTGACGTTCGACCGCTGA
- a CDS encoding glycoside hydrolase family 6 protein → MRRRIRTLVAALSALPLALAVAPSAHAADPTGMTSGFYVDPNSSAKQWVAANPGDGRASAINASLANTPTAHWFGSWSGTIGTATGAYVGAADHADKLPVLVAYNIYNRDTCGGHSGGGAASPSAYATWIAQFAGGIAGRPAVVILEPDSLADYGCLNPTQIRERQGMISGAVAEFSRQAPNTWVYLDAGNPGWVSPATMAQRLHEAGLRQTHGFSLNISNYFTTAQNTAYGNSVNSELAARYGYTKPFVVDTSRNGNGSNNEWCNAAGRRIGTPTQLGGGAEMLLWIKAPGESDGNCGVGTGSTAGQFLPEVAYKMIYGY, encoded by the coding sequence ATGCGCCGCCGAATCCGCACCCTCGTGGCAGCCCTTTCCGCACTGCCGTTGGCGCTCGCCGTCGCGCCGTCCGCCCACGCGGCGGACCCGACCGGCATGACCAGCGGGTTCTACGTGGACCCGAACTCCAGCGCGAAGCAGTGGGTCGCCGCCAACCCCGGTGACGGCCGGGCGTCCGCGATCAACGCGTCCCTCGCCAACACCCCCACGGCCCACTGGTTCGGCTCCTGGAGCGGCACCATCGGCACCGCCACCGGTGCGTACGTGGGGGCGGCGGACCACGCGGACAAGCTGCCCGTCCTCGTCGCCTACAACATCTACAACCGCGACACCTGCGGCGGGCACTCCGGAGGCGGCGCCGCCTCCCCGTCCGCCTACGCGACCTGGATCGCGCAGTTCGCCGGCGGGATCGCCGGCCGCCCGGCGGTCGTCATCCTCGAACCGGACTCCCTCGCGGACTACGGCTGCCTGAACCCGACGCAGATCCGCGAACGCCAGGGCATGATCAGCGGAGCCGTCGCCGAGTTCAGCCGCCAGGCGCCCAACACCTGGGTGTATCTCGACGCCGGGAACCCCGGCTGGGTGAGTCCGGCGACGATGGCGCAGCGCCTGCACGAAGCCGGACTCCGGCAGACCCACGGCTTCTCCCTCAACATCTCCAACTACTTCACCACCGCGCAGAACACCGCGTACGGCAACTCCGTCAACAGCGAACTGGCCGCCCGCTACGGCTACACCAAGCCGTTCGTCGTCGACACCAGCCGGAACGGCAACGGCTCCAACAACGAGTGGTGCAACGCGGCGGGCCGCCGCATCGGCACCCCCACCCAGCTGGGAGGCGGCGCCGAGATGCTGCTGTGGATCAAGGCCCCGGGTGAGTCCGACGGCAACTGCGGCGTCGGAACGGGGTCCACGGCCGGACAGTTCCTCCCCGAGGTCGCCTACAAGATGATCTACGGCTACTGA
- a CDS encoding LacI family DNA-binding transcriptional regulator: protein MAEDVPRRQSTLDEVAELAGVSRSVASRVLNNAPHVSRAKREAVERAVHRLGYVPNPTARALATRQTGAAALVVSGEDPSIFADPFFAQVIVGASAALEDADLHLMLCLAASDRGRRRVEQLLRSKGADGVMLMALREDDPLARVAQEAEMPVVFGGRPVGVDPRWYVDVDNVGGARAATEHLISAGRSRVATICGRLDTEVGRARYRGYRDAMLAAGIEPHPPEAGDFTEAGGADAMAALLANHPDVDGVFAASDNMGAGALRTLREAGRSVPGDVALVGFDDLAVARFADPPLTTVHQPIEGLGREMARMLVALINGQDPTPLILPTRLVTRGSA, encoded by the coding sequence ATGGCCGAAGATGTGCCACGTCGGCAGTCGACACTCGACGAGGTGGCCGAACTGGCCGGTGTCTCACGGTCGGTGGCCTCGCGGGTGCTCAACAACGCCCCGCACGTCAGCCGCGCCAAACGCGAGGCCGTCGAGCGGGCCGTCCACCGGCTCGGCTACGTCCCCAACCCGACCGCACGCGCACTGGCGACCCGTCAGACCGGCGCGGCCGCCCTGGTCGTCTCGGGAGAGGATCCGTCGATCTTCGCGGACCCCTTCTTCGCCCAGGTGATCGTGGGGGCTTCGGCCGCACTCGAAGACGCCGATCTGCACCTGATGCTGTGCCTGGCCGCCTCCGACCGGGGGCGCAGACGAGTGGAGCAGCTTCTGCGGTCCAAAGGCGCCGACGGCGTGATGCTGATGGCGCTGCGCGAGGACGATCCGCTGGCCCGTGTGGCCCAGGAGGCGGAGATGCCCGTCGTGTTCGGCGGGCGCCCGGTCGGTGTGGACCCCCGGTGGTACGTGGACGTCGACAACGTCGGCGGAGCGCGCGCGGCGACCGAGCACCTGATCTCGGCCGGCCGGTCCCGTGTGGCCACGATCTGCGGACGCCTGGACACCGAGGTCGGGCGCGCCCGGTACCGCGGCTACCGGGACGCCATGCTGGCGGCGGGCATCGAACCGCACCCGCCGGAAGCCGGGGACTTCACCGAGGCCGGCGGAGCCGACGCCATGGCCGCCCTGCTGGCGAACCACCCCGACGTGGACGGGGTGTTCGCCGCCAGCGACAACATGGGGGCCGGCGCCCTGCGCACGCTGCGCGAGGCCGGCCGATCGGTCCCCGGTGACGTCGCCCTGGTCGGATTCGACGACCTCGCCGTGGCCCGGTTCGCCGATCCGCCGCTGACCACGGTGCACCAGCCCATAGAGGGTCTCGGACGGGAGATGGCGCGCATGCTCGTCGCGCTCATCAACGGACAGGACCCCACCCCGCTGATCCTGCCCACACGCCTGGTCACCCGCGGCAGCGCCTGA
- a CDS encoding glycoside hydrolase family 3 N-terminal domain-containing protein produces MTDTVAAKTQAPYRAWRDPALSAEARVDALIREMTLQEKTAQLYGVWVGASDEGAEVAPHQHDMEEPVDLDALLPDGLGQLTRPFGTVPVDPALGALSLMRTQARITAANRFGIPAVAHEECLAGFAAWGATAYPVPLSWGATFDPALVREMAAAIGRDLRAVGVHQGLAPVLDVVRDARWGRVEETIGEDPYLVGTIATAYVQGLESAGIVATLKHFAGYSASRAGRNLAPVGMGARELADVILPPFEMAVRESGVRSVMHAYTDTDGIPSAADDGLLTGLLRDTWGFSGTVVADYFGIAFLKTLHGVAGTFGEAAGTALAAGVDVELPTVKTYGDPLLDAVRQGHVSEELVDRAVRRVLLQKTRLGLLDPDWSPVPPALRDADTTADPDRLRGTLDLDPAANRELAGRIAEQAVVLLRNDGTLPLDPRTPRRIALIGPNAEVPTAVLGCYSFPVHVGGQHPDTPLGIDLPTLYEALVAEFPGSEILVARGTGIDDAGTGGFAEALALAHRSDVVVAALGDRAGLFGRGTSGEGCDAESLVLPGAQQQLLDALLDTGTPVVTTLLAGRPYALGRAADESAAILQAFFPGEAGTAAVASVLSGRTSPSGRLPVSVPRHPGAQPSTYLAARLGQTSEVSSIDPTPAFGFGHGLTYTTFAWSDLAVADTEVPTDGAVRLALTVTNTGDRAGTELVQLYLHDPVASVVQPVQRLIGYVRLDLAPGERKRIHAVVPADLASFTGRAGTRVVEPGELELRFGASSTEPRLTARVHLTGPVRQVDHGRRLHADFEILPQARG; encoded by the coding sequence GTGACCGACACCGTGGCCGCCAAGACCCAAGCCCCGTACCGCGCCTGGCGCGACCCCGCCCTGAGCGCGGAAGCCCGCGTCGACGCGCTGATCCGCGAGATGACCCTGCAGGAGAAGACCGCCCAGCTCTACGGCGTGTGGGTCGGCGCCTCCGACGAGGGCGCCGAGGTCGCGCCGCACCAGCACGACATGGAGGAGCCGGTCGACCTCGACGCTCTGCTGCCCGACGGTCTCGGCCAGCTCACCCGGCCCTTCGGAACCGTCCCCGTCGACCCCGCGCTCGGCGCCCTCTCCCTGATGCGGACGCAGGCGCGGATCACCGCCGCGAACCGCTTCGGCATCCCGGCCGTCGCGCACGAGGAGTGCCTCGCGGGCTTCGCGGCCTGGGGCGCCACCGCCTATCCCGTCCCGCTCTCCTGGGGAGCCACCTTCGACCCCGCGCTCGTACGGGAGATGGCCGCCGCCATCGGTCGCGACCTGCGCGCGGTCGGCGTGCACCAGGGGCTCGCGCCCGTCCTCGACGTCGTCCGCGACGCCCGCTGGGGGCGCGTCGAGGAGACCATCGGCGAGGACCCGTACCTCGTCGGAACGATCGCCACCGCCTACGTCCAGGGCCTCGAGTCCGCCGGCATCGTCGCCACTCTCAAGCACTTCGCCGGTTACTCCGCCTCCCGGGCCGGCCGCAACCTCGCCCCGGTCGGCATGGGCGCCAGGGAGCTGGCAGACGTCATCCTGCCTCCGTTCGAGATGGCGGTCCGGGAGAGCGGCGTCCGCTCGGTGATGCACGCCTACACCGACACCGACGGCATTCCCTCGGCCGCCGACGACGGACTGCTCACCGGACTCCTCCGGGACACCTGGGGCTTCAGCGGAACCGTCGTGGCCGACTACTTCGGCATCGCGTTCCTGAAGACGCTGCACGGCGTCGCCGGCACGTTCGGCGAGGCGGCCGGCACGGCCCTCGCCGCCGGCGTCGACGTGGAGCTCCCCACCGTGAAGACCTACGGCGACCCGCTCCTGGACGCGGTCCGCCAGGGGCACGTCTCCGAGGAGCTGGTGGACCGCGCGGTCCGGCGGGTCCTCCTGCAGAAGACCCGCCTGGGACTGCTCGACCCCGACTGGAGCCCGGTCCCCCCGGCGCTGCGCGACGCCGACACCACGGCCGATCCGGACCGTCTGCGCGGCACGCTCGACCTGGACCCCGCCGCCAACCGCGAGCTGGCCGGCCGCATCGCCGAACAGGCCGTCGTCCTGCTCCGCAACGACGGCACCCTGCCACTCGACCCGCGCACCCCGCGCCGGATCGCCCTGATCGGCCCCAACGCCGAGGTCCCCACGGCGGTTCTGGGCTGCTACTCCTTCCCCGTCCACGTCGGCGGACAGCACCCCGACACGCCCCTCGGCATCGACCTGCCCACCCTGTACGAGGCCCTCGTGGCGGAGTTCCCGGGCTCCGAGATCCTCGTGGCGCGAGGAACGGGCATCGACGACGCCGGGACCGGGGGCTTCGCCGAGGCCCTGGCGCTCGCCCACCGCTCCGACGTCGTCGTGGCGGCCCTCGGGGACCGCGCCGGGCTCTTCGGGCGCGGCACCAGCGGCGAGGGCTGCGACGCCGAGTCCCTCGTCCTCCCCGGGGCGCAGCAGCAACTGCTGGACGCCCTCCTCGACACGGGGACACCGGTCGTGACGACCCTGCTGGCCGGGCGGCCCTACGCGCTCGGCCGCGCGGCCGACGAGTCCGCCGCGATCCTGCAGGCCTTCTTCCCCGGCGAGGCCGGAACCGCGGCCGTCGCCTCGGTCCTCAGCGGGCGGACCTCCCCGAGCGGCAGGCTGCCCGTCAGCGTGCCCCGCCACCCCGGCGCCCAGCCGTCCACCTACCTCGCCGCTCGCCTGGGCCAGACCAGCGAGGTCTCCAGCATCGACCCGACGCCGGCCTTCGGCTTCGGACACGGACTCACCTACACCACGTTCGCGTGGAGCGACCTGGCCGTGGCGGACACCGAGGTCCCCACGGACGGCGCGGTGCGGCTCGCCCTCACCGTGACGAACACCGGCGACCGCGCCGGCACCGAACTCGTACAGCTGTATCTGCACGACCCGGTGGCCTCCGTGGTCCAGCCCGTGCAGCGGCTCATCGGGTACGTACGTCTCGACCTGGCCCCCGGAGAGAGGAAGCGGATCCACGCGGTCGTCCCCGCGGACCTCGCGTCCTTCACCGGCAGGGCGGGGACGCGCGTCGTGGAACCGGGCGAGCTGGAGCTGAGGTTCGGCGCGTCCAGCACGGAGCCGCGGCTGACCGCCCGGGTGCATCTCACCGGACCGGTGCGGCAGGTGGACCACGGCCGGCGGCTGCACGCCGACTTCGAGATCCTCCCCCAGGCCCGCGGCTGA
- a CDS encoding carbohydrate ABC transporter permease: MKPRPNLLAGFGSSVWLFVVGLPLYVMLIATFQSRADYAANGPLAFPEHFTLDNYVDDLDGGFAQYFLNTVVVTVAVVGIVVLLVPPLAYAIVRSDGKATGRVFRLFLLGLAIPSQAVIVPMFYLINEAGLYDNLLGVILPTAAFAMPVCALILTGVMRDITPELYEAMTVDGASPWTIFRRLVLPLSKSGLSTIVVFSSLQAWNGFLFPLVLTQSSENKVITMGLYDFQTEHGVDIPGLLAAVVLSMLPILLVYLFARRALVQGLMGVGGK; encoded by the coding sequence ATGAAGCCCCGTCCCAACCTCCTCGCCGGTTTCGGCTCGTCGGTCTGGCTGTTCGTGGTCGGCCTGCCGCTCTACGTCATGCTGATCGCCACCTTCCAGTCCCGTGCGGACTACGCGGCGAACGGCCCGCTCGCCTTCCCCGAGCACTTCACCCTCGACAACTACGTCGACGACCTCGACGGCGGCTTCGCGCAGTACTTCCTCAACACGGTCGTCGTCACGGTCGCGGTCGTCGGCATCGTCGTGCTCCTCGTGCCACCGCTCGCGTACGCCATCGTGCGCAGCGACGGCAAGGCCACCGGCCGGGTCTTCCGGCTCTTCCTGCTCGGTCTCGCCATCCCGTCCCAGGCCGTGATCGTGCCGATGTTCTACCTGATCAACGAGGCCGGCCTGTACGACAACCTGCTCGGCGTCATCCTGCCGACCGCCGCGTTCGCCATGCCCGTGTGCGCCCTGATCCTCACCGGCGTCATGCGGGACATCACGCCCGAGCTGTACGAGGCCATGACCGTCGACGGGGCCTCCCCCTGGACGATCTTCCGCCGGCTGGTGCTGCCGCTGTCGAAGAGCGGTCTCTCCACCATCGTCGTGTTCTCCTCGCTGCAGGCCTGGAACGGCTTCCTGTTCCCGCTCGTCCTCACCCAGTCCTCGGAGAACAAGGTCATCACCATGGGCCTGTACGACTTCCAGACGGAACACGGCGTCGACATTCCCGGCCTCCTCGCGGCCGTCGTCCTGTCCATGCTCCCCATCCTGCTCGTCTATCTGTTCGCCCGTCGCGCCCTGGTCCAGGGCCTGATGGGGGTCGGAGGAAAGTGA
- a CDS encoding carbohydrate ABC transporter permease codes for MTTAAVPTADSTEKSVRRGRSSRPATGVGRPGFAWAAPAAVFFGLFALVPLVLVVVLSFTRWNGLGSPEFAGLDNWSRLLDDPVMVKSLWLSLLLTVLGVVVQTPISILLGVWAAGRQRNRAVLSAIYFVPLLLSITAVSVLWRAVLDPNFGVPSQAKWLFGDGNLFGTQTGALGVLVFVSTWQFTPLHTLIYQGAARAVPGVLYEAARIDGAGTVRQFFHITLPQLRNTVVTSMILMVVGGLTTFDTVLILTQGGPGTDTTNSAYYMYQKAFKSFDFGSASAIALLLVLVATLVSLVMVRLTGYDRMRSTMEGV; via the coding sequence ATGACCACTGCCGCAGTACCCACCGCGGACAGCACCGAGAAGAGCGTCCGGCGCGGGCGGTCCAGCCGCCCCGCGACCGGTGTGGGCCGCCCGGGCTTCGCCTGGGCGGCGCCCGCCGCCGTCTTCTTCGGTCTGTTCGCCCTCGTCCCGCTCGTCCTGGTCGTCGTGCTGTCCTTCACCCGCTGGAACGGCCTCGGCTCCCCCGAGTTCGCCGGCCTGGACAACTGGAGCCGGCTGCTCGACGACCCCGTGATGGTGAAGAGCCTCTGGCTGAGCCTGCTCCTCACCGTGCTCGGCGTCGTCGTCCAGACGCCGATCAGCATCCTGCTCGGTGTCTGGGCCGCCGGCCGGCAGCGCAACCGGGCCGTCCTGTCCGCGATCTACTTCGTCCCGCTCCTGCTGTCCATCACCGCCGTCTCCGTCCTGTGGCGCGCCGTGCTCGACCCCAACTTCGGGGTCCCCTCACAGGCGAAGTGGCTCTTCGGCGACGGCAATCTCTTCGGCACGCAGACCGGCGCCCTCGGTGTCCTGGTCTTCGTCAGCACGTGGCAGTTCACACCCCTGCACACCCTGATCTACCAGGGCGCCGCGCGGGCCGTCCCCGGTGTCCTCTACGAGGCCGCCCGGATCGACGGCGCCGGCACGGTCCGCCAGTTCTTCCACATCACGCTGCCGCAGCTGCGCAACACCGTCGTGACCTCGATGATCCTGATGGTGGTCGGCGGGCTCACGACCTTCGACACCGTACTGATCCTCACGCAGGGCGGACCGGGCACCGACACCACGAACAGCGCCTACTACATGTACCAGAAGGCCTTCAAGAGCTTCGATTTCGGATCCGCCTCCGCGATCGCGCTGCTCCTCGTCCTCGTCGCCACCCTCGTCTCCCTGGTCATGGTGCGCCTGACCGGCTACGACAGGATGCGCAGCACCATGGAGGGCGTGTGA
- a CDS encoding ABC transporter substrate-binding protein: MKRHIRLLRTAVVGGASLAMTLSLAACGGSGDSAGGGSDEIHVLVYGDATNKVEKQLVDTFNKTSKVKAVLDTIPGADYQSKLQTIISGKQAPDVFFNWGGGSIKPFVDAGLLMPLDDFIAKDPGLKSHFLPSVFDTAVVGGKPYGIPMRGTQPVLLFSNKKVLADAGVTAPRTWDELLTTVKALKAKGITPIALGGGDKWTTQMWFQYMYDRVAGPELFQKAVSGDKSVWASADSRKALDKLKELIDAGAFGTNYDSVKFTDGGSPALLASGKAAFELMGSWEYSTLQDAYPDFVKSDLGYGPFPAVEGGKGGPDNLAGNTNNFYSVLKNTEHPEAVAEFLKLMYSDEFVKGQLSIGNLPTTTNTAKFLDGSANPAYSTYQYDLVKKAPHFQLSWDQAYPPAATTTIHQAVQQFFNGQTGPDAFIAAMQSLPAA, translated from the coding sequence ATGAAGCGGCACATACGGCTCCTGAGAACCGCTGTCGTCGGTGGGGCGTCGCTGGCCATGACCCTCTCCCTGGCGGCCTGTGGCGGCTCGGGGGACTCCGCCGGAGGCGGCTCGGACGAGATCCACGTCCTGGTGTACGGCGATGCCACCAACAAGGTGGAGAAGCAGCTCGTCGACACCTTCAACAAGACCTCGAAGGTCAAGGCGGTCCTCGACACCATCCCCGGCGCCGACTACCAGTCCAAGCTGCAGACGATCATCAGCGGCAAGCAGGCGCCGGACGTGTTCTTCAACTGGGGCGGCGGCAGCATCAAGCCCTTCGTCGACGCGGGCCTCCTCATGCCGCTCGACGACTTCATCGCCAAGGACCCCGGCCTCAAGTCCCACTTCCTGCCGTCCGTCTTCGACACCGCGGTCGTCGGCGGCAAGCCGTACGGCATCCCCATGCGCGGCACCCAGCCCGTCCTGCTGTTCAGCAACAAGAAGGTCCTGGCGGACGCCGGCGTCACCGCGCCGCGCACCTGGGACGAGCTCCTGACCACCGTCAAGGCCCTCAAGGCCAAGGGCATCACCCCCATCGCCCTCGGCGGCGGCGACAAGTGGACCACCCAGATGTGGTTCCAGTACATGTACGACCGGGTGGCCGGCCCCGAGCTCTTCCAGAAGGCGGTGAGCGGGGACAAGAGCGTCTGGGCGAGCGCCGACAGCAGGAAGGCCCTCGACAAGCTCAAGGAGCTGATCGACGCGGGTGCCTTCGGCACCAACTACGACTCGGTCAAGTTCACCGACGGCGGCTCCCCCGCCCTCCTCGCCTCCGGCAAGGCCGCCTTCGAGCTCATGGGCTCCTGGGAGTACTCCACGCTCCAGGACGCCTACCCGGACTTCGTGAAGAGCGATCTCGGCTACGGCCCCTTCCCGGCCGTCGAGGGCGGCAAGGGCGGCCCGGACAACCTCGCCGGCAACACCAACAACTTCTACTCGGTCCTGAAGAACACCGAACACCCCGAGGCCGTGGCCGAGTTCCTGAAGCTCATGTACTCGGACGAGTTCGTCAAGGGCCAGCTGAGCATCGGCAACCTGCCCACCACCACCAACACCGCCAAGTTCCTGGACGGCTCCGCCAACCCCGCCTACTCGACGTACCAGTACGACCTGGTGAAGAAGGCGCCCCACTTCCAGCTCTCCTGGGACCAGGCCTATCCCCCGGCGGCCACCACCACCATCCACCAGGCCGTCCAGCAGTTCTTCAACGGCCAGACCGGCCCCGACGCCTTCATCGCCGCGATGCAGAGCCTCCCCGCGGCCTGA